The following coding sequences are from one Acidobacteriota bacterium window:
- a CDS encoding glycosyltransferase family 2 protein, whose product MQDLLFIVPTFNEEEAIHGVVADLREHYPEAVVLVINDGSTDGTATAARKAGAIVVDLPYNLGIGSAVQTGFIFGARMGCSIAVQFDGDRQHVVEEVEKLLRPLRENMADVVIGSRFVENRGYRGPILRRIGISIFSLVNSLLTRQPVTDSTSGFRGYNRRAIELLAKNYPHDYPEPESIITLARHKLRIVEVPVDMRPRQGGRSSITLFRSVYYALKVMLAVVIGATRRREEKLLP is encoded by the coding sequence GTGCAGGATCTGTTGTTCATCGTCCCGACCTTCAACGAAGAGGAAGCGATCCACGGTGTCGTGGCCGACCTGCGCGAGCACTACCCCGAGGCGGTGGTTCTGGTCATCAACGATGGGTCGACCGACGGAACCGCCACCGCCGCCCGGAAAGCGGGCGCGATCGTGGTCGATCTTCCATACAACCTAGGGATCGGCTCGGCCGTTCAGACGGGATTCATCTTTGGTGCGAGGATGGGGTGCTCGATCGCAGTGCAGTTCGACGGCGATCGCCAGCACGTCGTCGAGGAGGTCGAAAAACTGCTCCGTCCGCTGCGTGAGAACATGGCGGATGTGGTGATCGGGTCTCGATTCGTCGAAAACCGAGGATACCGCGGACCGATTCTCCGCCGGATCGGAATATCGATCTTTTCTCTGGTGAATTCACTGCTGACGCGACAGCCGGTCACCGACAGCACGTCGGGATTCCGCGGATACAACCGCCGGGCGATCGAGCTCCTGGCGAAGAACTATCCCCACGATTACCCCGAGCCTGAATCGATCATCACGCTCGCCCGCCACAAATTGCGAATCGTCGAAGTGCCGGTCGACATGCGACCGCGCCAGGGGGGGCGATCCTCCATCACGCTCTTCAGGTCGGTCTATTACGCATTGAAAGTCATGCTCGCAGTCGTCATCGGTGCGACGCGCCGGAGAGAGGAGAAGCTTCTTCCATGA
- a CDS encoding DUF2304 domain-containing protein — MSTVEVFSIVGSLIVLTMVTQLIRRRRLREEYAILWFISSVFLIVLSLRRDFLEQAAALLGIAYPPSLLLLGGLILGFLLSMHFSIALTRLSEQNKILAQELALLRLDLKLNGVPLPESDGSAVLEGQS; from the coding sequence ATGAGCACAGTCGAGGTCTTCAGCATCGTCGGCAGCCTGATCGTTCTCACGATGGTGACCCAGTTGATCCGCAGACGGCGCCTGAGAGAAGAATATGCGATCCTCTGGTTCATCTCGAGCGTATTTCTGATCGTGCTCTCCCTCCGCCGCGACTTCCTCGAGCAGGCGGCCGCACTTCTCGGCATCGCGTACCCTCCGTCTCTTCTCCTGCTCGGCGGCCTGATTCTCGGGTTTCTCCTTTCGATGCACTTCTCGATTGCACTCACGCGGCTGTCCGAACAGAACAAGATTCTCGCCCAGGAGCTCGCGCTGCTGAGACTCGACCTGAAACTAAACGGCGTACCCCTCCCGGAGTCTGACGGTTCAGCCGTTCTCGAGGGGCAGTCCTGA